A single genomic interval of Rhodopirellula bahusiensis harbors:
- a CDS encoding PilN domain-containing protein, giving the protein MNTATQHTVVLVSDSFIARVDISAGPVGDVVWSKRTERPEDFSLGESIELAYDDGPRTKGRVWILTDEVWSGEVTLASKIAKAIPTGQLEQTLALQAEEHSGSSPFNSRLGHVAMRRSGADSTWWVTQAEQDQLDEVTAAIPAWAGKLTGLASMNMAPDEITDFFEGDNTESYGDLAKEWLAKHLSNDGTIPIIEPDQRATHSSNAFRNSLIVTTIVIATTAALHIHGERRLADAETVLSRIVNYEKQLRKDVDRSEAKAIQDLDAQEENQANLTAEIENQNRLRQQIGERLASSKRPSQVLSTLEATAGMGHWMQGIELKDRRITLSGLAMDCLTVSNLLERLELEFGSLLSRVQPSEMSATPFGDLVQFELRLTFSENGLLPNEQPLSVHGSVAANVR; this is encoded by the coding sequence ATGAACACAGCAACTCAACACACGGTCGTATTGGTAAGCGATAGCTTCATTGCACGTGTCGACATTTCAGCTGGGCCTGTAGGTGATGTCGTTTGGTCAAAACGAACGGAACGACCAGAAGATTTCAGTTTGGGCGAATCGATTGAATTGGCTTACGACGACGGGCCGCGAACAAAGGGCCGAGTGTGGATCCTGACCGATGAAGTTTGGTCAGGTGAAGTCACACTGGCATCCAAAATTGCCAAAGCGATTCCGACGGGACAGCTTGAGCAGACCCTGGCACTGCAAGCCGAAGAACACTCAGGGAGTTCTCCATTTAATTCGCGACTTGGTCATGTCGCTATGCGCCGCTCCGGTGCGGATTCTACTTGGTGGGTTACCCAAGCAGAACAAGATCAGCTGGACGAAGTCACGGCGGCGATCCCTGCTTGGGCAGGAAAACTGACTGGTCTCGCGTCGATGAATATGGCCCCGGATGAGATCACAGATTTTTTCGAGGGAGATAACACCGAATCGTATGGTGACCTGGCGAAAGAATGGCTGGCCAAACATCTGTCGAATGACGGCACGATACCAATCATTGAGCCCGACCAACGAGCCACTCATTCAAGCAACGCCTTTCGGAATTCACTGATTGTCACCACGATCGTCATTGCGACGACGGCGGCATTGCATATTCATGGAGAGCGTCGCCTCGCGGACGCCGAAACTGTTTTGTCGCGAATAGTGAACTATGAGAAGCAGCTCAGAAAGGACGTCGATCGTTCCGAAGCCAAGGCGATACAAGACCTTGACGCTCAAGAAGAAAATCAAGCCAATCTGACCGCCGAAATCGAAAACCAAAATAGGTTGCGACAGCAAATTGGTGAGCGGTTGGCAAGCTCAAAACGCCCCTCGCAGGTGTTGAGTACGTTGGAAGCGACCGCTGGAATGGGGCACTGGATGCAAGGCATTGAACTGAAGGACCGAAGGATCACACTTTCCGGCTTGGCCATGGATTGCTTGACGGTGTCCAACCTTTTGGAACGACTGGAACTCGAATTTGGATCGCTTCTCTCGCGTGTCCAGCCATCCGAGATGTCAGCGACTCCTTTCGGTGATCTTGTGCAGTTCGAATTGCGACTAACGTTTTCGGAAAATGGCCTCCTGCCAAATGAGCAACCGTTGTCTGTTCATGGGAGCGTTGCAGCCAATGTTCGTTGA